A genome region from Microbacterium terricola includes the following:
- a CDS encoding permease, whose protein sequence is MSSTEPRERTEPRTARPEPSRTARTLVALAIGILVIGALFAIDAFAPAFFPDGLPTRAQDGLTLALSVLIESLPFVVLGVILSIAVQVWVPPGVIERWMPRRAWARRAVVSLLGMIVPVCECGNVPFARGLLMRGFSVPETLTFLIAAPIVNPIVIITTHQAFGFDDGILIARLLGGYAIANLIGWLYSRHPDPDALLTDRFRDTCALVVDEPGGKGRRSLAQFVIELRAVMPALIIGSALAGAVQVLVPREALIAIGSNPALSIVAMMLLAMVVAICSNVDSFFALSFASSFTPGSIVAFLLVGPLVDVKMLALMRTTFTTRTLGGIVAVVVLAAFAIGTVVNLLA, encoded by the coding sequence GTGTCGTCGACTGAACCGCGCGAGCGCACCGAGCCCCGCACGGCCCGCCCCGAGCCGAGCCGCACCGCCCGGACGCTCGTCGCGCTCGCCATCGGGATCCTGGTCATCGGCGCGCTGTTCGCCATCGACGCCTTCGCCCCGGCGTTCTTCCCCGATGGCCTGCCCACCCGCGCGCAGGACGGACTGACCCTCGCGCTCAGCGTGCTCATCGAGTCGCTGCCGTTCGTCGTGCTCGGCGTGATCCTCTCGATCGCCGTCCAGGTGTGGGTGCCCCCCGGCGTCATCGAGCGCTGGATGCCCCGCAGGGCGTGGGCCCGCAGAGCGGTGGTGTCGCTGCTCGGCATGATCGTGCCCGTCTGCGAGTGCGGCAACGTGCCGTTCGCGCGAGGGCTGCTGATGCGCGGCTTCAGCGTGCCCGAGACGCTCACCTTCCTCATCGCCGCCCCGATCGTGAACCCCATCGTGATCATCACGACGCACCAGGCGTTCGGGTTCGACGACGGCATCCTGATCGCCCGGCTCCTCGGCGGCTACGCGATCGCGAACCTGATCGGCTGGCTGTACAGCCGGCATCCCGATCCCGACGCGCTGCTGACCGACCGGTTCCGCGACACGTGCGCCCTCGTCGTGGACGAGCCGGGCGGCAAGGGGCGGCGCAGCCTGGCGCAGTTCGTGATCGAGCTGCGCGCGGTGATGCCGGCGCTCATCATCGGCTCGGCGCTCGCCGGCGCGGTGCAGGTGCTCGTGCCCCGCGAGGCACTCATCGCGATCGGCTCGAACCCGGCCCTGTCGATCGTGGCCATGATGCTGCTGGCCATGGTGGTGGCGATCTGCTCCAACGTCGACTCCTTCTTCGCGCTCTCGTTCGCGTCGTCGTTCACCCCTGGCTCGATCGTGGCGTTCCTGCTCGTCGGACCTCTCGTCGACGTCAAGATGCTCGCGCTGATGCGCACCACCTTCACCACCCGCACCCTCGGCGGCATCGTCGCGGTCGTCGTGCTGGCGGCGTTCGCCATCGGGACGGTGGTGAACCTCCTTGCCTGA
- the rpmB gene encoding 50S ribosomal protein L28 — MAAVCQVTGAVPGFGHSISHSHRRTKRRFDPNVQKKTYFVPSLGRKISLNVSAKGIKVIDARGIESVVKDLIAKGVKF; from the coding sequence ATGGCAGCAGTGTGCCAGGTGACTGGAGCGGTTCCCGGCTTCGGTCACAGCATCTCGCACTCGCACCGCCGGACGAAGCGCCGCTTCGACCCGAACGTGCAGAAGAAGACCTACTTCGTCCCGTCGCTCGGTCGTAAGATCTCGCTCAACGTGTCCGCCAAGGGCATCAAGGTGATCGACGCCCGCGGCATCGAGTCGGTCGTGAAGGACCTGATCGCGAAGGGTGTGAAGTTCTGA
- a CDS encoding TetR/AcrR family transcriptional regulator, whose translation MSTTTAAEPAAPRISPARQRLLDTATELFYNEGIHAVGVDRIIEAAGVTRATMYKQFAGKEGLVLAYLQGEDAQLRTLFAAAAGQSSDPHVLLDLVVAGIEQDIRERHTRGCPFINAAAEYPDDGPVRALIGDHREWFRATLEQLATAAGLTEPAEVAASLVLLRDAALVGGYLDGSDRVAVAFARTARGVLAAAA comes from the coding sequence ATGAGCACCACCACAGCCGCAGAGCCTGCGGCACCCCGCATCTCGCCGGCGCGGCAGCGCCTGCTGGATACGGCGACCGAGCTCTTCTACAACGAGGGCATCCACGCCGTCGGCGTCGACCGCATCATCGAGGCCGCCGGCGTCACCAGGGCGACGATGTACAAGCAGTTCGCCGGCAAGGAAGGGCTCGTCCTCGCCTACCTGCAGGGGGAGGACGCGCAGCTGCGCACCCTCTTCGCCGCTGCGGCCGGACAGTCCTCCGACCCCCACGTGCTGCTCGATCTCGTCGTGGCGGGCATCGAGCAGGACATCCGTGAGCGACACACGCGCGGCTGCCCCTTCATCAACGCCGCGGCGGAGTACCCCGACGATGGACCCGTGCGCGCGCTGATCGGCGACCACCGCGAGTGGTTCCGGGCGACCCTCGAGCAGCTGGCGACCGCGGCAGGGCTGACCGAGCCCGCGGAGGTGGCAGCATCCCTCGTCCTGCTCCGCGACGCCGCCCTGGTCGGCGGGTATCTCGACGGCAGCGACCGCGTGGCCGTCGCCTTCGCACGCACTGCGCGGGGCGTGCTGGCTGCCGCGGCCTGA
- a CDS encoding DNA-3-methyladenine glycosylase, producing MPSPELRPATRGELEALPVEVAPRLLGAHLTTEIGGERVVVRLTEVEAYHGRGTGGIPDPGSHARMGPTARNATMWGEPGHLYVYLSHGIHSCVNVVCGPVGVAGGVLLRGGEVLEGADAATRRRLDRRGVVRAPRDLARGPGRLGDAVGLRHPVHDGIDAIDGEPLAGAVARLELAVDPVGPVATGPRVGVAGVAGTAAFPWRFWLPGDPTVSPFRWGRGAEGATSTVLD from the coding sequence ATGCCTTCTCCGGAGCTGCGTCCTGCGACACGCGGCGAGCTCGAGGCCCTGCCGGTCGAGGTCGCCCCGCGGCTGCTCGGCGCGCACCTGACCACCGAGATCGGCGGGGAGCGCGTCGTCGTGCGGCTCACGGAGGTCGAGGCGTACCACGGCAGGGGCACCGGCGGGATCCCCGACCCCGGCTCGCACGCCCGGATGGGACCCACCGCCCGCAACGCCACGATGTGGGGCGAACCGGGGCACCTGTACGTCTACCTCAGCCACGGCATCCACTCCTGCGTGAACGTGGTGTGCGGCCCGGTCGGCGTCGCCGGCGGAGTGCTGCTGCGCGGCGGTGAGGTGCTCGAAGGGGCGGATGCTGCCACCCGCCGTCGCCTCGACCGCCGCGGTGTCGTGCGCGCACCGCGCGACCTCGCGCGCGGGCCCGGTCGGCTCGGTGATGCGGTGGGGCTCCGGCATCCTGTCCACGACGGCATCGACGCGATCGACGGAGAGCCGCTGGCCGGGGCGGTCGCCCGGCTGGAACTGGCGGTCGACCCCGTCGGACCGGTGGCGACGGGCCCGCGCGTAGGGGTCGCAGGTGTGGCCGGCACCGCCGCGTTCCCCTGGCGCTTCTGGCTCCCGGGCGACCCGACGGTGTCGCCCTTCCGGTGGGGGCGGGGCGCTGAGGGTGCCACCTCGACCGTGCTAGACTGA
- a CDS encoding HU family DNA-binding protein, protein MADKTITKTELVASIASATGESQAKVSSVLDSLFSTVSDAVAAGNKVSIPGWLSFEQVATSARTGRNPQTGAEIKIPAGKRVKVTAGSKLKAAVK, encoded by the coding sequence ATGGCCGACAAGACCATCACCAAGACCGAGCTCGTTGCGAGCATCGCGAGCGCGACCGGTGAGAGCCAGGCGAAGGTGTCGAGCGTTCTCGACTCGCTCTTCTCGACCGTCTCCGACGCTGTCGCCGCCGGCAACAAGGTCTCGATCCCCGGCTGGCTCTCGTTCGAGCAGGTCGCCACCTCGGCCCGTACCGGCCGCAACCCCCAGACCGGCGCCGAGATCAAGATCCCGGCCGGCAAGCGCGTCAAGGTCACCGCGGGCTCGAAGCTGAAGGCCGCCGTCAAGTAA
- a CDS encoding alpha/beta hydrolase, with product MPLDPFFAERLRVHRRYLLGQALGRAKVRLAVLWPFGARGEAARADAGIRRPEAAAAAGSAAGHGARARAKHRRAALAWDRTELRTAGTPGPELRTTEHTVSVPGQPSVRVRVYDPRDDLHGPAVPAVLAFFGGAFRIGGIDYPTTDAGYRRRAADARVAIVAVDYALAPEHRFPTQVEQAQSALRWLFDNSAALGIDPERVGIAGSSAGANIAASLAILNRDTDALPLRLQLLEVPVVDLTGRHLDLRATRALGIPTPIALRELRSVARTYLPRHADARDPRASPLRAASHADLPPAVVLTAEYDPLRGDGEAYLARLREDGVDASGTRYLGVTHDVAIFTGALPAARRWHADVVAALRSLHD from the coding sequence ATGCCGCTCGACCCCTTCTTCGCCGAACGCCTGCGGGTGCATCGGCGCTACCTGCTGGGCCAGGCGCTCGGCCGGGCGAAGGTCCGCCTCGCGGTGCTGTGGCCGTTCGGCGCCCGTGGCGAAGCCGCGCGAGCGGATGCCGGCATCCGGCGCCCTGAGGCAGCCGCTGCGGCCGGATCGGCGGCCGGCCACGGGGCGCGAGCGCGGGCGAAGCACCGCAGGGCGGCGCTCGCGTGGGACCGCACCGAGCTGCGCACCGCCGGCACGCCCGGACCCGAGCTGCGCACGACCGAGCACACCGTGTCCGTGCCGGGGCAGCCATCGGTGCGCGTCCGGGTCTACGACCCCCGCGACGATCTGCACGGTCCCGCCGTTCCGGCCGTGCTGGCCTTCTTCGGCGGCGCCTTCCGGATCGGCGGCATCGACTATCCGACGACGGATGCCGGCTACCGCCGCCGCGCCGCGGATGCCCGCGTGGCGATCGTCGCCGTCGACTACGCGCTCGCGCCGGAGCACCGCTTCCCCACCCAGGTCGAGCAGGCGCAGTCCGCCCTGCGGTGGCTGTTCGACAACTCCGCCGCGCTGGGCATCGATCCGGAGCGCGTCGGCATCGCCGGCAGCTCCGCGGGCGCGAACATCGCCGCATCCCTCGCGATCCTCAACCGCGACACCGACGCGCTCCCCCTGCGCCTGCAGCTGCTCGAGGTGCCGGTCGTCGACCTGACCGGCCGCCACCTCGACCTGCGTGCGACCCGGGCGCTCGGCATCCCCACCCCGATCGCGCTGCGCGAGCTGCGGTCGGTCGCGCGCACGTACCTTCCCCGCCACGCGGACGCCCGCGACCCACGGGCCTCGCCGCTGCGCGCCGCCTCGCACGCGGATCTGCCGCCGGCCGTCGTGCTGACCGCCGAATACGACCCGCTGCGCGGCGACGGCGAGGCCTATCTGGCCCGGCTGCGGGAGGACGGAGTGGATGCCAGTGGCACCCGCTACCTCGGAGTGACCCACGACGTCGCGATCTTCACCGGGGCGCTGCCCGCCGCGCGCCGGTGGCACGCCGACGTCGTGGCCGCGCTCCGGAGCCTGCACGACTGA
- a CDS encoding TIGR03943 family putative permease subunit, translated as MPESSPLRSAGTRWLGVGLASVLAVITLGLAATGRLGLYVNPESTWFAVSMAVLVLVGAAASFALPLGAESDHGHDHGEDEHAHAHGGRAVSPVTIAGGVLASGFAIVAIALPPASLSADLAMARDVGTAPLFGGEDVVTLATTGDTASFGVGEWASVFATATNPDAFDGDEVTLTGFVTPGAEDGFDLTRLVITHCVIDAQPASVPIATPDPSGDTGQWVTVTGTVRSTADGLVIDAEKVEQIDEPEDPYEF; from the coding sequence TTGCCTGAGTCCTCACCGCTTCGCTCCGCCGGCACGCGCTGGCTGGGCGTCGGCCTCGCGTCGGTGCTCGCCGTCATCACGCTGGGCCTCGCCGCCACCGGCCGGCTCGGCCTCTACGTCAACCCGGAGTCGACCTGGTTCGCCGTGTCGATGGCGGTGCTCGTGCTGGTCGGCGCGGCGGCGAGCTTCGCGCTGCCGCTCGGCGCCGAGAGCGACCACGGCCACGACCACGGGGAGGACGAGCATGCGCACGCGCACGGCGGTCGCGCCGTGAGTCCCGTCACGATCGCGGGCGGGGTGCTCGCCTCCGGCTTCGCGATCGTCGCCATCGCGCTGCCGCCGGCGTCGCTGTCGGCCGACCTCGCGATGGCCCGCGACGTCGGCACGGCGCCCCTCTTCGGCGGAGAGGATGTGGTCACCCTCGCCACGACGGGCGACACCGCGTCGTTCGGGGTCGGCGAGTGGGCGTCCGTGTTCGCGACCGCGACGAACCCCGACGCCTTCGACGGCGATGAGGTCACGCTGACCGGATTCGTCACCCCCGGCGCCGAGGACGGGTTCGACCTCACCCGTCTCGTCATCACGCACTGCGTCATCGACGCGCAGCCCGCCAGCGTGCCGATCGCGACCCCCGACCCGTCGGGCGACACCGGGCAATGGGTCACGGTCACCGGCACGGTCCGCTCCACCGCCGACGGACTCGTGATCGATGCCGAGAAGGTCGAGCAGATCGACGAGCCCGAGGATCCGTATGAGTTCTGA
- a CDS encoding alpha/beta hydrolase, whose protein sequence is MNTTTKAPIVLIHGLWMTPKSWDTWAERFRAAGHDVIVPGWPGIDDRTVEDIRSNPAALKGVGLKNIADHYEEIIRALPQKPIIMGHSFGGVITQMLADRGLGVAYVGVEPGQTAGVTALPASTLWTGTPILSNPFGRNGAKPLSKRHFHFTFGNDLPRAESDKIWKDYAVNSYNRVFFEGVTSVLNEKGGVTHVDYGRTDRAPLLILTGEIDHVVPPAIGKAIVKKYHASGSPATVDYKEFPGRTHRIVSQDGWEEVADYALEWATSHAAQTAAA, encoded by the coding sequence ATGAACACCACCACCAAGGCCCCCATCGTCCTCATCCACGGTCTCTGGATGACCCCGAAGAGCTGGGACACCTGGGCCGAGCGCTTCCGTGCCGCCGGTCACGACGTGATCGTCCCCGGCTGGCCCGGAATCGACGACCGCACGGTCGAGGACATCCGCTCGAACCCCGCCGCGCTGAAGGGCGTCGGCCTCAAGAACATCGCCGACCACTACGAGGAGATCATCCGCGCACTGCCGCAGAAGCCGATCATCATGGGCCACTCGTTCGGCGGCGTGATCACGCAGATGCTCGCCGACCGCGGACTCGGTGTCGCGTACGTGGGTGTCGAGCCGGGACAGACCGCCGGCGTCACCGCCCTCCCGGCATCCACTCTCTGGACGGGGACCCCGATCCTCTCCAACCCCTTCGGCCGCAACGGCGCCAAGCCGCTCAGCAAGCGCCACTTCCACTTCACCTTCGGCAACGACCTCCCGCGCGCCGAGTCCGACAAGATCTGGAAGGACTACGCGGTCAACTCCTACAACCGGGTGTTCTTCGAGGGCGTCACCTCGGTGCTCAACGAGAAGGGCGGCGTCACGCACGTCGACTACGGCCGCACCGACCGTGCTCCGCTGCTCATCCTCACCGGCGAGATCGACCACGTCGTGCCCCCGGCCATCGGCAAGGCGATCGTGAAGAAGTACCACGCCAGCGGCAGCCCCGCGACGGTGGACTACAAGGAGTTCCCGGGTCGCACGCACCGCATCGTCAGCCAGGACGGGTGGGAAGAGGTCGCCGACTACGCGCTCGAGTGGGCCACGTCGCACGCTGCGCAGACCGCCGCAGCCTGA
- a CDS encoding MFS transporter: MKRWFVLIILGVSQFVMVLDSTVMNVSISTVASDLGTDIGGMQAAITFYALTMAAFMLTGGKLGDKWGRSRAFRIGSVVYGLGSLATAFAPNLTVLLLGWSLVEGLGAVLVIPAIAALAAINYAGRERVIAFSALGAITGFAAAAGPLIGGLMTTYASWRYVFVGEAIVMALVLIVSGRVKDLPGDKTLRIDFLSVVLSASGMAILVFAVLQSKTWGWLVPLNPPEIAGTTIAPFGISPVAYLILIAILVLRWFVSRQVHLERIGRVPLLKVSLLRIPALRSGLTMFLAQYFAIAALFFVVPVYLQTILGYNALETGLKILPLSAGLIVFSVIGSRMSTVRSARNIARIGQFTLGVGLLLIFVAVQPDLADWLFATGMFVVGAGFGLLASQLGNVNMTAVSKDDTSEVGGLQGTFQNLGSSFGTAIVGSVFILLLTSGFGAALQSSDALSADIKEQVAAATADGAPIISEKQAEQAMRDAGATAEEAAEVAQTYADTQLEALRQALFVVFALTLIAIVLARGLPATIPVPASAEASDDPGDGERTDQVAGT, encoded by the coding sequence ATGAAGCGATGGTTCGTGCTCATCATCCTCGGGGTCTCGCAGTTCGTCATGGTCCTCGACAGCACCGTCATGAACGTCTCGATCTCCACCGTGGCGTCCGATCTGGGAACCGACATCGGTGGGATGCAGGCAGCCATCACGTTCTACGCGCTGACGATGGCGGCGTTCATGCTCACCGGCGGCAAGCTCGGCGACAAGTGGGGGCGCAGTCGCGCGTTCCGCATCGGGTCGGTCGTGTACGGCCTCGGTTCGCTCGCCACCGCGTTCGCCCCGAACCTCACCGTGCTGCTCCTCGGCTGGTCGCTCGTCGAGGGGCTCGGCGCGGTGCTCGTGATCCCGGCCATCGCTGCGCTCGCGGCGATCAACTACGCCGGCCGGGAGCGGGTCATCGCCTTCTCGGCGCTCGGGGCGATCACGGGATTCGCCGCTGCGGCCGGTCCCCTCATCGGCGGGCTGATGACCACCTACGCGTCATGGCGCTACGTGTTCGTCGGAGAGGCGATCGTGATGGCCCTGGTGCTCATCGTGTCGGGGCGGGTCAAGGACCTGCCGGGTGACAAGACGCTGCGCATCGACTTCCTGAGCGTCGTGCTGTCGGCGAGCGGCATGGCGATCCTCGTGTTCGCCGTCCTGCAGAGCAAGACCTGGGGCTGGCTGGTGCCGCTGAACCCACCCGAGATCGCCGGTACGACGATCGCGCCATTCGGCATCTCCCCTGTGGCCTACCTCATCCTGATCGCGATCCTCGTGCTGCGGTGGTTCGTCAGCCGGCAGGTGCACCTCGAGCGCATCGGCCGCGTGCCGCTGCTGAAGGTCAGCCTGCTGCGCATCCCGGCGCTGCGCAGCGGCCTCACGATGTTCCTCGCTCAGTACTTCGCGATCGCGGCGCTCTTCTTCGTCGTGCCGGTGTACCTCCAGACGATCCTCGGCTACAACGCGCTCGAGACCGGCCTGAAGATCCTGCCCCTGTCGGCCGGCCTGATCGTCTTCTCGGTCATCGGCTCCCGCATGTCCACCGTGCGCTCAGCGCGCAACATCGCGCGGATCGGCCAGTTCACCCTGGGGGTCGGCCTGCTGCTGATCTTCGTGGCCGTGCAGCCGGACCTGGCCGACTGGCTCTTCGCGACCGGGATGTTCGTCGTCGGCGCGGGTTTCGGGCTGCTCGCCTCGCAGCTCGGAAACGTCAACATGACGGCGGTGTCGAAGGACGACACGTCCGAGGTCGGCGGACTCCAGGGCACGTTCCAGAACCTCGGCTCGTCGTTCGGCACGGCCATCGTCGGCTCCGTGTTCATCCTGTTGCTGACGTCGGGCTTCGGCGCGGCCCTGCAGTCCAGCGACGCGCTCTCCGCGGACATCAAGGAGCAGGTGGCGGCGGCGACGGCCGACGGAGCGCCGATCATCTCCGAGAAGCAGGCCGAGCAGGCGATGCGGGATGCGGGAGCCACCGCCGAGGAAGCGGCCGAGGTCGCGCAGACCTACGCCGACACCCAGCTCGAGGCGCTGCGGCAGGCGCTGTTCGTGGTCTTCGCGCTGACGCTCATCGCGATCGTGCTGGCGCGCGGCCTGCCCGCCACGATCCCCGTGCCTGCTTCGGCCGAGGCCTCCGACGACCCCGGTGACGGGGAGCGGACGGATCAGGTCGCGGGCACCTGA
- a CDS encoding metal ABC transporter permease encodes MNWADIADAMFGGLADYGDILALVSNSIIAGAVLGIVGGLIGVFVMQRDMAFAVHGISELSFAGAAAALLIGVDVVTGSIVGSLVAAAIIGVLGARARERNSIIGVLMPFGLGLGILFLSLYDGRSANRFSLLTGQIVSVQNSQLGWLIGISLVVVLGLLLVWRPLRFDSLDPQSAAARGVPTTAVSLAFMLLLGLIVAVAVHIIGALLVMALLVTPAAAAMRISSGPLAVPLLSALFGFVSAVGGILLAVMGTLPVSPYITTISFVIYLVCRGIGSRRDRIDAQPALKTRR; translated from the coding sequence ATGAACTGGGCCGACATCGCCGACGCCATGTTCGGCGGCCTCGCCGACTACGGCGACATCCTCGCGCTGGTGTCCAACTCGATCATCGCCGGCGCTGTGCTCGGCATCGTCGGCGGGCTCATCGGGGTCTTCGTGATGCAGCGCGACATGGCCTTCGCCGTCCACGGCATCAGCGAGCTCTCGTTCGCCGGCGCGGCGGCGGCGCTGCTGATCGGCGTCGACGTGGTCACCGGCTCCATCGTGGGGTCGCTCGTGGCTGCCGCGATCATCGGTGTGCTGGGCGCGCGGGCGCGGGAGCGCAACTCGATCATCGGTGTGCTCATGCCATTCGGACTGGGCCTCGGCATCCTGTTCCTGTCGCTCTACGACGGACGCAGCGCCAACCGGTTCAGCCTGCTCACCGGGCAGATCGTGTCGGTGCAGAACAGCCAGCTGGGCTGGCTGATCGGCATCAGCCTCGTGGTCGTGCTCGGGCTGCTGCTCGTCTGGCGTCCCCTGCGGTTCGACTCCCTCGACCCGCAGTCCGCCGCCGCGCGCGGCGTGCCCACGACAGCGGTCTCGCTCGCGTTCATGCTGCTGCTCGGCCTCATCGTCGCCGTCGCCGTGCACATCATCGGCGCCCTGCTGGTGATGGCACTGCTGGTCACCCCCGCGGCCGCGGCGATGCGCATCAGCTCCGGTCCGCTCGCGGTGCCGCTGCTGTCGGCGCTGTTCGGATTCGTGTCGGCCGTCGGGGGCATCCTGCTCGCCGTGATGGGCACCCTGCCGGTGAGCCCGTACATCACGACGATCTCGTTCGTCATCTACCTGGTCTGCCGGGGGATCGGGTCGCGCCGAGACCGCATCGACGCCCAGCCCGCGCTCAAGACCCGCCGGTAG
- a CDS encoding Ig-like domain-containing protein, with protein MSSDTRAARSRRRRGRSFALSFAVVLAVLALVGTLGATIGTVQGPRATAVQVDPDAAVAASGSRLIVTTSQSLAEVDPAQVTVTPDVPFTVDTSGRSVGVQFGRPLDDDTEYTVTIADVQGLGGGPSTTITESFHTPPAELYVLQRGTADGDVIFRTDLAGDAATPVFTHPHIEDYRATAAHLVVSVRTDDDQAELIVTDLDGADQRSLPLPGDGFVSNLQSADRGDLIGYTFSDAALDADSGRESALFTASLKDAAADDAPAQVEVDGADPRVAEWRFVPDTDSILLLSFDGSLLLTGSEGEDATALGNALAIEGIARGSSVAVVDRAEGMDAIDLTDASEEPLVEGEGLGPVSSVTPVAAEGTVRTAAVLDAGGLPSGATVAYVDDDGATRTLMDVTSADTVVQTCVSPSGRYTAVIVAPDSVDNPYDTYLLPMPERLETHVIGMRGDETGDEVVVLSGFAVSWCQVPAT; from the coding sequence ATGAGTTCTGACACCCGCGCCGCCCGGTCACGCCGGCGTCGCGGGCGCTCCTTCGCGCTCTCGTTCGCCGTGGTCCTCGCCGTCCTCGCCCTCGTCGGAACGCTCGGAGCGACGATCGGCACCGTGCAGGGGCCGCGCGCCACCGCAGTGCAGGTCGATCCGGACGCGGCGGTCGCCGCATCCGGATCCCGTCTCATCGTGACGACCTCGCAGTCGCTCGCCGAGGTCGACCCGGCGCAGGTCACGGTCACGCCCGACGTGCCCTTCACCGTCGACACGTCCGGCCGGTCGGTCGGCGTGCAGTTCGGTCGGCCGCTCGACGACGACACCGAGTACACGGTCACGATCGCCGATGTGCAGGGACTCGGCGGCGGTCCGTCGACGACGATCACGGAGTCGTTCCACACGCCCCCGGCCGAGCTCTACGTGCTGCAGCGGGGCACCGCCGACGGCGACGTGATCTTCCGCACCGACCTCGCCGGCGACGCGGCGACGCCGGTGTTCACGCATCCGCACATCGAGGACTACCGGGCCACGGCCGCGCACCTCGTGGTCTCGGTGCGCACCGACGACGACCAGGCCGAGCTCATCGTGACCGACCTCGATGGCGCCGATCAGCGGTCCCTGCCGCTGCCGGGCGACGGGTTCGTGTCCAACCTGCAGAGCGCCGACCGCGGCGACCTCATCGGCTACACGTTCTCGGACGCCGCGCTCGATGCCGACAGCGGCCGTGAGAGCGCCCTGTTCACCGCGTCGCTGAAGGATGCCGCTGCTGACGATGCGCCGGCGCAGGTCGAGGTCGACGGCGCAGACCCGCGCGTCGCCGAGTGGCGGTTCGTGCCGGACACCGACAGCATCCTGCTGCTCTCGTTCGACGGCTCGCTGCTGCTGACCGGCTCGGAGGGCGAGGACGCGACGGCGCTGGGCAACGCCCTCGCCATCGAGGGCATCGCGCGCGGCTCGTCGGTCGCGGTCGTCGACCGGGCCGAGGGGATGGATGCGATCGACCTCACCGACGCGAGCGAGGAGCCGCTCGTCGAGGGCGAGGGGCTCGGGCCGGTCTCGTCGGTCACACCCGTCGCCGCCGAGGGCACCGTGCGCACGGCCGCTGTGCTCGACGCCGGCGGGCTGCCGTCGGGCGCGACGGTGGCCTACGTCGACGACGACGGCGCGACCCGCACGCTGATGGACGTCACCTCCGCCGACACCGTGGTGCAGACCTGCGTCTCGCCCAGCGGCCGCTACACCGCGGTCATCGTCGCGCCCGACTCGGTCGACAACCCCTACGACACCTACCTGCTGCCCATGCCGGAGCGGCTCGAGACGCACGTGATCGGCATGCGCGGCGACGAGACGGGCGACGAGGTCGTCGTGCTGTCCGGGTTCGCGGTCTCGTGGTGTCAGGTGCCCGCGACCTGA
- a CDS encoding Fur family transcriptional regulator: MAQRNTWQRERVREALADARGFVSAQNLYATLRDENTGIGLATVYRALSGLAAAGGADSLHSPEGESLYRACVTAGHHHHLICRSCGRTVEIEATEVEQWAQRVAATHGFTAAEHVVDIFGLCATCTGRSDEAGAASTVDTASERVVD, encoded by the coding sequence ATGGCTCAGCGCAACACCTGGCAGCGTGAGCGGGTGCGCGAAGCGCTCGCGGATGCGCGCGGCTTCGTGAGCGCGCAGAACCTCTACGCGACCCTTCGCGACGAGAACACCGGCATCGGCCTGGCCACCGTCTACCGGGCGCTGTCCGGCCTCGCCGCCGCGGGCGGCGCCGACTCGCTGCACAGCCCGGAGGGCGAGAGCCTGTACCGTGCCTGCGTCACCGCCGGGCATCACCACCACCTGATCTGCCGGTCGTGCGGACGCACGGTCGAGATCGAGGCGACCGAGGTCGAGCAGTGGGCGCAGCGCGTCGCCGCGACCCACGGCTTCACGGCGGCTGAGCACGTCGTCGACATCTTCGGACTCTGCGCGACCTGCACAGGCCGCAGCGACGAGGCGGGCGCCGCCAGCACTGTCGACACCGCGAGCGAGCGTGTCGTCGACTGA
- the rpsN gene encoding 30S ribosomal protein S14, which produces MAKKSKIARNEQRKVVVDRYAAKRAELKKALVSPDSTDEQREAARVGLQKLPRNASPARVRSRDVIDGRPRGVLTKFGISRVRFRDMAHRGELPGVTKSSW; this is translated from the coding sequence ATGGCTAAGAAGAGCAAGATCGCGCGCAACGAGCAGCGCAAGGTGGTCGTGGACCGCTACGCCGCGAAGCGCGCCGAGCTGAAGAAGGCGCTCGTCTCGCCGGACTCGACCGACGAGCAGCGCGAAGCCGCTCGCGTGGGCCTGCAGAAGCTGCCCCGCAACGCGTCGCCCGCCCGTGTGCGCTCACGCGACGTCATCGACGGCCGCCCCCGCGGTGTCCTCACGAAGTTCGGCATCTCGCGTGTCCGCTTCCGTGACATGGCACACCGTGGCGAGCTGCCCGGCGTGACCAAGTCGAGCTGGTAA
- the rpmG gene encoding 50S ribosomal protein L33, with translation MAKKAQEVRPIIKLRSTAGTGYTYVTRKNRRNNPDRIVLKKYDPVVRKHVEFREER, from the coding sequence ATGGCCAAGAAGGCTCAGGAAGTACGTCCGATCATCAAGCTGCGTTCGACCGCCGGCACGGGTTACACCTACGTGACGCGCAAGAACCGCCGCAACAACCCCGACCGCATCGTGCTGAAGAAGTACGACCCGGTCGTCCGCAAGCACGTCGAATTCCGAGAGGAGCGCTGA